CCAGCATGCATGGTGCGCGGGTCGCCGTTCACGAAGAAGCGGATCACGCCCTCGACGCATTGCACCGTGATCTCACCCGGCACACTGTGCTCGGGCACGCGCTTGCCCGCTGGCAGCACGAGCCGCATCACCTCGAGTTGCTGCGCGCGGATCAGGGTCGTCGACTTCGCGTTCTTGAGCGCCGCGCCTAGCGGTCGCGCGTCGAACACCTCGCCCGGCGCGGCGTGGGGGATGGCCATGGCAGTCTCTCATCGATGAAGCCGGCAACGCACGCGTGGCGCGTGCGAGCCGGCAGTAGCCAAGCGCTTCCGGCGCGCCCTCAGGCGACGAGCGTCGCGTTGAGCGTGATCTTCGCGTTGTTGGCGAAGAGCTTCGACACCGGGCAGTTCTCCTTGGCGCCCTTCGAAAGCTCGTCGAACTTCGCTTGATCGATACCGGGAATCTTCGCGGTCATGTCGAGCTGGCAGCTCGTGATGGCGAAGCCTTCGCCTACCTTGTCTAGCGTAACGGTCGATTTCGTCTCGATGCTCTCGGCCGTGAAACCCGCCTGGGTGAGAAAGAGCGAGAACGCCATCGTGAAGCAGCCCGCGTGCGCCGCACCGATCAGCTCCTCGGGGTTGGTGCCGGGACCGCCTTCGAAGCGTGAGGCGAAGCCATAGGGCGCTTCTTTGAGCACGCCGGTTTGCGTCGAGATCGTGCCCTGACCGTCCTTGATTCCGCCGTGCCATTTTGCCGATGCCGTCTTTTGCATGATGTCGCTCCGCGTTTGTGGGATGAGGGACGTGCAGGGCGCGCAATTTGCGTACCGCTGCATCTCCCGCGTGGTTGGGTTCAGGGTTGCTTCGGCGGCGTTTCGCCCGCATACCAGGCGGCGGCCGCGTCGATTTCCTCGGGCGTCATGTTGCGCGCGATGTTGCGCATCTGCTCGGAAATGTCGTTATGCCGCGTGCCGTTCGCGAACGCGAGCAGTTGCGCCTTCGTGTACGCGGCAGGCAAACCGTCGAGCCACGGGCTGCCGATCTTGCTGTCCACGCCGCCATGGCAGGACGCGCACGCGGGTATATTGCGCAGCGGCGCCCCGTGCACGACGATGCCGGGCGCGCCGCCATGCAGGTGCGCGATCGGCTGCAGCGAGGCGTAGTACGCCGCGAGGTCGCGCATGTCTTCGTCGGACAGATCGCGCGCCATGGGCGACATCACCGCGTTCTGGCGCGCGCCGGTCTGGAAGTCGTGCAGTTCCTTGAAGACCACGATGGCGAACTGGCCCGCCAGATTCGGCGAATTGGCCATGCTGATGCCGCGCGGACCATGGCACATCGTGCAGCGCAAGGCGAGTGTCGCGCCGCGGCCAATCGAGAGGGTCGTCGCGCCGTCGAGCATGTGCGGCGTGAGTTCGACCTGGCTCAACTGGTAGCCCGGTGCGACCGCCGATTCGACCGGATGCCACTGGCGCGGCACGCCGGCCGCGCTGCAGATCGCCGTCCAGATGCCCTGAAAATACGGGTCGCTCTTGGCGGAAGGCAGCCAGATGAAGCCGATCAGCACGGAGAGGACGAACACGACGATCGCCGTGCCCACGCCCGTGCGAAACCACACATTGCGAAACGAGAACAGGCGTTCGTCGCTCATCGCTGTGCTCCAATCGGGATCGCGGGCACGGCCGTTTCGGGCGTCGCCAGCAGCTGCGCGATCGGGTAACCGTAGTTGGTGATCGTGAGGGCGATCATCAGCACGATCCACAGCCCGAAGCTATTGAGCGCCACCGGCAGCGTGGCCGACTCGTGCACCGGCTTGCTGAAGCGATATTCCTCGAGCGCGGCCGCCTCGCTGCGATGACCCTGGACCAGCACGATGAAGAACAGCACCGCCGAAATCACGAGGATCAGTCCGCCAATTGCGGAAAGCGCCACGAGCGCGCCCTGGCCCGCGAGCGCCGGGTCGCTGTAATCGTAGTAGGCCATGCGCCGCGGCATGCCCATGAGGCCGACCAGGTGCCACGGGAAGGTCGTCACGATCATGCCGATGAACCACAGCCACAGCTGCCAGCGCATGAGGCGCCAGTTGTTGAGCGCGCGGCCGGTGATCTGCGGCCACAGGTCGTAGGCAATGGCGAAGTACATGATGACGATCGCGCCGCCATAGATCAGGTGAAAGTGGCCCGTGATCCATTGCGTGTTGTGCACGGACTGGTCGAGCTGGTAGCTCATGTTGATGAGGCCGCCCGCGCCGCCAAAACCAAGCATGACGAACGAGAACGCCACGGCCAGCATTTGCGGGTTCTGCCACGGCAGCTTCGCGATCCAGCCAAACGGCCCCTTGCCGCCGCGCAGCCGCCCCGCGATTTCAACCGACGCGCAGATCGTGAACACGGTAAGGAGCGTGGGCAC
The nucleotide sequence above comes from Paraburkholderia flagellata. Encoded proteins:
- a CDS encoding OsmC family protein — translated: MQKTASAKWHGGIKDGQGTISTQTGVLKEAPYGFASRFEGGPGTNPEELIGAAHAGCFTMAFSLFLTQAGFTAESIETKSTVTLDKVGEGFAITSCQLDMTAKIPGIDQAKFDELSKGAKENCPVSKLFANNAKITLNATLVA
- a CDS encoding cupin domain-containing protein — protein: MAIPHAAPGEVFDARPLGAALKNAKSTTLIRAQQLEVMRLVLPAGKRVPEHSVPGEITVQCVEGVIRFFVNGDPRTMHAGDMLLLGGGETHALEALDDASVIVTIHLAPAGK
- a CDS encoding c-type cytochrome translates to MSDERLFSFRNVWFRTGVGTAIVVFVLSVLIGFIWLPSAKSDPYFQGIWTAICSAAGVPRQWHPVESAVAPGYQLSQVELTPHMLDGATTLSIGRGATLALRCTMCHGPRGISMANSPNLAGQFAIVVFKELHDFQTGARQNAVMSPMARDLSDEDMRDLAAYYASLQPIAHLHGGAPGIVVHGAPLRNIPACASCHGGVDSKIGSPWLDGLPAAYTKAQLLAFANGTRHNDISEQMRNIARNMTPEEIDAAAAWYAGETPPKQP